One window of Cydia pomonella isolate Wapato2018A chromosome 7, ilCydPomo1, whole genome shotgun sequence genomic DNA carries:
- the LOC133519606 gene encoding elongation of very long chain fatty acids protein 7-like isoform X1 — translation MALILKAAWQGYRYVFEELTDPRTNKWFLCARPYQGLTLLGLYLMFVLKWGPAYMKNRPAYNLEKVLIMYNALQVLICARIFIGSLIYAWAFDYKWLCEPVDYSTDEKAMRVARYVYYYFLVKILDLADTVFFVLRKKNSHVSFLHVYHHTGMVMLTWGAATYFPGGHGTLIGVINSFVHVIMYGYYLLTVAMPSMKESMWWKKYITQMQILQFLMIVVHMATLVWKTDCAYPRWIAAVFLPQNLFMLILFIDFYIKAYIKPKKAKLNGLQNRHNGLQNGHSNGVHLKNGKNGVHKKIE, via the exons aTCCAAGAACAAACAAATGGTTCCTCTGCGCCAGACCGTACCAGGGTCTAACACTCCTCGGCCTGTATCTCATGTTTGTACTCAAATGGGGCCCGGCCTATATGAAGAACCGGCCCGCTTACAATTTGGAAAAGGTCCTTATTATGTACAATGCGTTACAGGTGTTAATATGTGCACGGATATTTATAggg TCTCTAATCTACGCCTGGGCGTTCGATTACAAATGGCTGTGTGAGCCCGTAGACTACTCAACAGATGAGAAGGCGATGCGTGTGGCTCGATACGTGTACTACTACTTCCTTGTCAAGATTCTGGACCTGGCGGATACC GTATTCTTCGTGCTCCGTAAGAAGAACAGCCACGTATCCTTCTTGCACGTCTACCATCACACAGGCATGGTTATGTTGACATGGGGCGCTGCTACATACTTCccag GGGGCCACGGAACATTAATTGGCGTGATCAACTCATTCGTCCACGTGATCATGTACGGGTACTATCTGCTGACCGTGGCCATGCCGAGCATGAAGGAATCCATGTGGTGGAAGAAATACATCACGCAAATGCAAATT TTGCAGTTCCTGATGATCGTAGTTCACATGGCGACCCTGGTCTGGAAGACCGACTGCGCCTACCCCCGCTGGATAGCAGCTGTATTCCTACCCCAAAACCTCTTCATGCTCATATTGTTCATAGACTTTTACATAAAAGCTTACATCAAGCCTAAGAAGGCCAAACTAAACGGTCTGCAAAATAGACACAATGGTCTCCAAAATGGTCACAGTAATGGTGTTCATCTCAAAAATGGAAAAAACGGTGTTCATAAAAAGATAGAgtag
- the LOC133519606 gene encoding elongation of very long chain fatty acids protein 7-like isoform X2: protein MFVLKWGPAYMKNRPAYNLEKVLIMYNALQVLICARIFIGSLIYAWAFDYKWLCEPVDYSTDEKAMRVARYVYYYFLVKILDLADTVFFVLRKKNSHVSFLHVYHHTGMVMLTWGAATYFPGGHGTLIGVINSFVHVIMYGYYLLTVAMPSMKESMWWKKYITQMQILQFLMIVVHMATLVWKTDCAYPRWIAAVFLPQNLFMLILFIDFYIKAYIKPKKAKLNGLQNRHNGLQNGHSNGVHLKNGKNGVHKKIE, encoded by the exons ATGTTTGTACTCAAATGGGGCCCGGCCTATATGAAGAACCGGCCCGCTTACAATTTGGAAAAGGTCCTTATTATGTACAATGCGTTACAGGTGTTAATATGTGCACGGATATTTATAggg TCTCTAATCTACGCCTGGGCGTTCGATTACAAATGGCTGTGTGAGCCCGTAGACTACTCAACAGATGAGAAGGCGATGCGTGTGGCTCGATACGTGTACTACTACTTCCTTGTCAAGATTCTGGACCTGGCGGATACC GTATTCTTCGTGCTCCGTAAGAAGAACAGCCACGTATCCTTCTTGCACGTCTACCATCACACAGGCATGGTTATGTTGACATGGGGCGCTGCTACATACTTCccag GGGGCCACGGAACATTAATTGGCGTGATCAACTCATTCGTCCACGTGATCATGTACGGGTACTATCTGCTGACCGTGGCCATGCCGAGCATGAAGGAATCCATGTGGTGGAAGAAATACATCACGCAAATGCAAATT TTGCAGTTCCTGATGATCGTAGTTCACATGGCGACCCTGGTCTGGAAGACCGACTGCGCCTACCCCCGCTGGATAGCAGCTGTATTCCTACCCCAAAACCTCTTCATGCTCATATTGTTCATAGACTTTTACATAAAAGCTTACATCAAGCCTAAGAAGGCCAAACTAAACGGTCTGCAAAATAGACACAATGGTCTCCAAAATGGTCACAGTAATGGTGTTCATCTCAAAAATGGAAAAAACGGTGTTCATAAAAAGATAGAgtag